Proteins encoded by one window of Acidobacteriota bacterium:
- a CDS encoding nucleoside permease, which produces MNSVTRVKLSTMMFLQYFVWGAWYVTMGTWLAETLKFSGEQIGLAYGTTALAAMISPFFVGMVADRFFSSERLLAVLHVVGGGILFYASTQTSFGPLYGVLLAYTLCYMPTLALTNSLSFHHMDDPGREFPGIRVLGTIGWIVAGLFIGTMQLEATAVPMRLAAGASVVLGLFSLVLPHTPPKKLGHRPTLGDVLGLDALKLMRDRSFAVFVIGSFLVCIPLQFYYAFTNPFLNDIGVSNAAGKMTLGQMSEIFFMLVMPWFFRRLGVKYMLLVGMAAWATRYVLFAYGDNTTLVWMLYGGILLHGICYDFFFVTGQIYVDNKAPGDLRAAAQGFIAFVTLGVGMFIGSWLSGLVVDGFSTVTADGVQRAWEQIWLVPAAGAGAVLLLFAFFFRSGSEA; this is translated from the coding sequence ATGAACAGCGTAACCCGCGTGAAGCTGTCCACGATGATGTTCCTCCAGTACTTCGTCTGGGGGGCGTGGTACGTGACGATGGGCACCTGGCTCGCCGAGACGCTGAAGTTCTCCGGCGAGCAGATCGGGCTCGCCTACGGGACCACGGCGCTGGCGGCGATGATCTCGCCGTTCTTCGTTGGCATGGTCGCCGACCGCTTCTTCTCCTCAGAGCGCCTGCTGGCGGTGCTGCACGTGGTGGGCGGCGGCATCCTCTTCTACGCGTCCACGCAGACGAGCTTCGGGCCGCTCTACGGCGTGCTGCTGGCGTACACGCTCTGCTACATGCCGACCTTGGCGCTGACCAACTCGCTGTCGTTCCACCACATGGACGACCCGGGGCGCGAGTTCCCGGGCATCCGCGTGCTGGGCACCATCGGGTGGATCGTCGCTGGGCTCTTCATCGGCACGATGCAGCTCGAGGCCACGGCCGTGCCGATGCGGCTGGCGGCCGGCGCGTCGGTGGTGCTCGGGCTGTTCTCGCTGGTGCTGCCGCACACGCCACCCAAGAAGCTCGGACACCGGCCGACGCTCGGTGACGTGCTCGGGCTCGACGCCCTCAAGCTGATGCGCGATCGGTCGTTCGCCGTGTTCGTCATCGGGTCGTTCCTGGTCTGCATCCCGCTGCAGTTCTACTACGCGTTCACCAACCCGTTCCTGAACGACATCGGCGTCAGCAACGCGGCCGGCAAGATGACGCTGGGACAGATGTCGGAGATCTTCTTCATGCTGGTCATGCCGTGGTTCTTCCGGCGGCTCGGCGTGAAATACATGCTGCTCGTGGGCATGGCGGCGTGGGCCACCCGCTACGTGCTGTTCGCGTACGGCGACAACACGACGCTGGTGTGGATGCTCTACGGCGGCATCCTGCTGCACGGCATCTGTTACGACTTCTTCTTCGTGACCGGGCAGATCTACGTCGACAACAAGGCACCCGGCGACCTGCGGGCGGCCGCCCAGGGGTTCATCGCGTTTGTCACGCTGGGCGTCGGCATGTTCATCGGCTCGTGGCTGTCTGGCCTCGTGGTCGACGGGTTCAGCACGGTCACCGCCGACGGCGTGCAGCGCGCGTGGGAGCAGATCTGGCTCGTGCCGGCCGCCGGAGCCGGCGCCGTGCTGCTGCTGTTCGCGTTCTTCTTCAGGTCGGGCAGCGAGGCGC
- a CDS encoding sugar phosphate isomerase/epimerase: MELGVFTPVFGKLTFPQMLDAVVALQHVRMLELGTGCWPGRDHLDLDGLLADEARAREYRQRVADAGLGISALSCHGNPLHPDAARAGADDATFRRTVRLAERLEVPVVVTFSGCPGDCAEARHPNWVTTPWPPEYLEILDWQWAQRAVPYWAEAATFAADHGVKVALEPHPGFLVYNVESALKLRDAAGPNLGVNFDPSHFYWQGMDPAATIGALGEAIFHVHAKDVALHPRNIAINGVLDVKTYRRMNERSWLFRSVGWGHDELEWKRIVSALRLAGYDYVMSIEHEDALASVDEGLRSAVGLLRRVLLSEPPVEAWWT; this comes from the coding sequence ATGGAACTCGGAGTGTTCACGCCGGTGTTCGGCAAGCTCACGTTCCCGCAGATGCTCGACGCGGTGGTCGCCCTGCAGCACGTCCGCATGCTCGAACTGGGCACGGGCTGCTGGCCGGGCCGCGACCACCTCGACCTCGATGGCCTGCTCGCCGACGAGGCCAGGGCCCGCGAGTACCGCCAGCGGGTCGCCGACGCCGGCCTCGGCATCAGCGCGCTGTCGTGCCACGGCAACCCCCTGCACCCGGACGCCGCGCGTGCCGGCGCCGACGACGCGACGTTCCGCAGGACCGTGCGGCTCGCCGAGCGGCTCGAGGTGCCCGTCGTCGTGACGTTCTCGGGGTGTCCGGGCGATTGCGCCGAGGCGCGCCACCCGAACTGGGTGACCACGCCGTGGCCACCCGAGTACCTGGAGATCCTCGACTGGCAGTGGGCGCAGCGGGCCGTGCCCTACTGGGCCGAGGCCGCGACGTTCGCCGCCGATCACGGTGTGAAGGTGGCGCTCGAGCCGCACCCCGGCTTCCTCGTCTACAACGTCGAGAGCGCGTTGAAGCTGCGGGACGCCGCCGGGCCGAACCTCGGCGTCAACTTCGACCCGAGCCACTTCTACTGGCAGGGGATGGACCCGGCCGCGACCATCGGCGCGCTGGGCGAGGCCATCTTCCACGTGCACGCCAAGGACGTGGCGTTGCACCCACGCAACATCGCGATCAACGGCGTGCTCGACGTCAAGACCTACCGGCGGATGAACGAGCGCTCCTGGCTCTTCCGCTCGGTGGGGTGGGGCCACGACGAACTGGAGTGGAAGCGCATCGTCTCGGCGCTCCGTCTCGCCGGGTACGACTACGTGATGAGCATCGAACACGAAGACGCCCTCGCGTCGGTCGACGAGGGCCTGCGCTCGGCCGTGGGCCTGTTGCGGCGGGTGCTGCTGTCGGAGCCACCGGTCGAGGCGTGGTGGACGTAG
- a CDS encoding Gfo/Idh/MocA family oxidoreductase — protein MGLVGPGFVGVHHVDAVRRLGFADVVAIADRSAADAAHAAAAMHVPRSYGDIDALVADPDVDVVHVTTPNHLHARVTRAAIAHGKHVVSEKPLAMSAGEARELLEAAKAAGVVHAVAFNYRGNPMVQQVREMVAAGQVGPVHFVHGAYLQDWLIEDTDYSWRLEPDKGGRSSAFADIGSHWCDLAQHLVGARIESVLADFTTVVKTRLKPAHVQTFGRADDAGREPVTIESEDLASILLRFDNGAKGCLNIGQVCAGHKNDLWIEVNGRLGSLRWRQEEQNQVWFGSRRGTSQVLDKDPSLVGEAARPYTHLPAGHQQGWSDAFCNVIRDIYRFIAEGSDAASPAPPALATFADGHRAACVVDAALESHDRGGVWTTVRG, from the coding sequence ATGGGACTCGTCGGACCGGGCTTCGTCGGCGTCCACCACGTGGATGCCGTTCGACGCCTCGGGTTCGCCGACGTCGTCGCCATCGCGGACAGGTCGGCGGCGGATGCGGCGCACGCGGCCGCGGCGATGCACGTCCCCAGGTCGTACGGCGACATCGACGCCCTCGTCGCCGACCCCGACGTCGACGTCGTCCACGTCACCACGCCCAACCACCTGCACGCGCGGGTAACGCGGGCCGCCATCGCGCACGGCAAGCACGTCGTCTCCGAGAAGCCCCTGGCGATGTCGGCCGGCGAGGCGCGCGAGCTGCTCGAGGCCGCGAAGGCCGCGGGCGTCGTGCACGCGGTGGCGTTCAACTACCGCGGCAACCCGATGGTGCAGCAGGTACGCGAGATGGTGGCGGCGGGCCAGGTCGGGCCCGTGCACTTCGTCCACGGCGCCTACCTGCAGGACTGGCTCATCGAGGACACCGACTACTCGTGGCGGCTCGAGCCCGACAAGGGCGGCCGCAGTTCGGCGTTCGCCGACATCGGCTCGCACTGGTGCGACCTCGCGCAGCACCTCGTGGGCGCGCGCATCGAGTCGGTGCTGGCCGACTTCACCACGGTCGTCAAGACCCGCCTGAAGCCGGCGCACGTGCAGACCTTCGGGCGAGCCGACGACGCCGGGCGTGAGCCGGTGACGATCGAGAGCGAGGACCTCGCCTCGATCCTCCTGCGGTTCGACAACGGGGCCAAAGGCTGCCTCAACATCGGCCAGGTCTGCGCGGGCCACAAGAACGACCTCTGGATCGAGGTGAACGGCCGTCTCGGGTCGCTGCGCTGGCGGCAGGAGGAGCAGAACCAGGTGTGGTTCGGCTCCCGCCGCGGGACCAGTCAGGTGCTCGACAAGGACCCGTCGCTCGTCGGCGAAGCGGCCCGGCCCTACACGCACCTGCCAGCGGGTCACCAGCAGGGCTGGTCCGACGCCTTCTGCAACGTCATCCGCGACATCTACCGGTTCATCGCCGAAGGGAGCGACGCCGCTTCGCCGGCGCCGCCGGCGCTGGCCACGTTCGCCGACGGTCACCGCGCCGCCTGCGTCGTCGACGCCGCGCTCGAGAGCCACGACCGCGGCGGCGTGTGGACGACGGTCCGCGGCTGA
- a CDS encoding LacI family transcriptional regulator yields the protein MATIRDVARHAGVSTATVSRVLSQPDVVAEDTRIGVLKSVEALGYAPNSAAKSLRTHRSGKLLVTVPDIANPFFALILQGIEAAAQRAGYAVLLGDTQHDDRREDRYAQMLQRREADGLIFLGHRLPKAAAALVRAAGASRAPVVNGCEFSPGLGVPSVHIDNARAAGEAMEHLFRLGHRRIGIVTGPLVSPLSRDRLAGAMRRARARGRKAAVTVTQGDFSIESGMAAAERLLDGEAPPTAIFCFNDEMAIGVLDVSRRRGLRVPDAISVVGFDDIRFARYVDPPLTTIRQPMRELGEATVRLLLDILDRHRREVVSVTLPHALIVRASTGPPPAARARPPARTASPTKAKT from the coding sequence ATGGCCACCATCCGCGACGTCGCCCGCCACGCCGGGGTCTCCACCGCCACCGTCTCCCGTGTGCTCAGCCAGCCAGACGTCGTCGCCGAGGACACCCGGATCGGCGTCCTGAAGTCCGTCGAGGCCCTGGGCTACGCGCCGAACTCCGCGGCCAAGAGCCTGCGCACCCATCGGTCGGGCAAGCTCCTCGTCACGGTCCCCGACATCGCCAACCCGTTCTTCGCGCTCATCCTCCAGGGCATCGAGGCCGCCGCGCAGCGCGCCGGCTACGCGGTGCTGCTCGGCGACACGCAGCACGACGACAGGCGCGAGGACCGTTACGCGCAGATGCTCCAGCGGCGTGAGGCCGACGGTCTCATCTTCCTGGGCCACCGCCTGCCGAAGGCCGCGGCCGCGCTCGTGCGCGCGGCGGGCGCGTCGCGCGCGCCGGTGGTCAACGGCTGCGAGTTCTCGCCGGGCCTCGGCGTGCCCAGCGTGCACATCGACAACGCCAGGGCGGCCGGCGAGGCGATGGAGCACCTCTTCCGCCTCGGCCACCGCCGCATCGGCATCGTCACCGGTCCGCTCGTGAGCCCGCTGAGCCGCGACCGCCTCGCCGGCGCCATGCGGCGCGCGAGGGCGCGCGGCCGGAAGGCCGCGGTGACGGTGACCCAGGGCGACTTCTCGATCGAGTCGGGGATGGCGGCGGCCGAACGCCTGCTGGACGGCGAGGCACCGCCCACCGCCATCTTCTGCTTCAACGACGAGATGGCCATCGGGGTGCTCGACGTCTCGCGACGCCGCGGCCTGCGCGTGCCCGACGCGATCTCGGTCGTGGGCTTCGACGACATCCGCTTCGCGCGCTACGTCGACCCGCCGCTCACCACCATCCGGCAGCCGATGCGCGAGCTCGGCGAGGCGACGGTGCGGCTGCTGCTCGACATCCTCGACCGCCACAGGCGCGAGGTCGTGTCGGTGACGCTGCCGCACGCGTTGATCGTGCGCGCGAGCACGGGGCCGCCCCCCGCAGCCCGGGCGCGCCCGCCGGCCCGCACGGCGAGTCCGACGAAGGCGAAGACGTAG
- a CDS encoding DoxX family protein yields MSDNRLPRWPMIAITVLRVFVGWHFLYEGIAKLSAPAWSAVGYLRQSRGPFSGAFRWLAGEPDLLANADLITMWGLTAVGLLLILGLFTRVASLGGIGFILLFYLCNPPFVGYFYAIPSEGSYLIVDKNLVEAAALLVIFATGSGRFAGLDRLVHGLLARPPRLASVPR; encoded by the coding sequence ATGAGCGACAACCGACTCCCCCGCTGGCCGATGATCGCCATCACGGTGCTGCGGGTCTTCGTAGGCTGGCACTTCCTGTACGAGGGCATCGCGAAGCTGTCGGCGCCGGCATGGTCGGCCGTGGGCTACCTGAGACAGTCCCGCGGCCCGTTCTCCGGCGCGTTCAGGTGGCTGGCCGGCGAGCCGGACCTGCTCGCCAACGCCGACCTCATCACGATGTGGGGGCTGACGGCCGTCGGGCTGCTCCTCATCCTGGGGCTGTTCACGCGAGTCGCGAGCCTCGGTGGCATCGGGTTCATCCTGCTGTTCTACCTGTGCAACCCGCCGTTTGTCGGCTACTTCTACGCGATTCCCTCCGAGGGCAGCTACCTGATCGTCGACAAGAACCTGGTGGAGGCCGCGGCGCTGCTCGTGATCTTCGCGACGGGCAGCGGCCGCTTCGCCGGGCTCGATCGCCTCGTGCACGGGCTCCTCGCCCGTCCCCCGCGACTCGCCAGCGTGCCGCGCTGA
- a CDS encoding Gfo/Idh/MocA family oxidoreductase, giving the protein MAGENEAGAPRTGVEQPRKLHRREVLAGLSTVPALGLFGYAWQTERGYQHAAIEAASAAPVAADEAEELNVALLGAGAQGQVLLDAMLRIPGLRFRAVCDVWTEYNLTRVVNSLKRFKHEPNGYEDYREMLDKEADLDVVVVATPDFWHAQHTVDCLKAGKHVYCEKEMSNTLEGARRMVLAARETGKLLQIGHQRRSNPRYLHCYEKLIGEANLLGRIVTVNGQWNRSVAPDLGAPARYAIPEARLKQYGYRDMAQFRNWRWYKGLGGGPIVDLGSHQIDIYTWFLGASPSGVMASGGLLYHDPATHEWYDTVMVVYDYDTPAGPVKAFYQTQTTNGSQGYFENFMGDQGTLLISESEVNYAGQVYRDPNAPAWDRWIQRGYITAPRIQEATERESGAVTDVRESVSPDQHTVPVVLRDPYHQPHLQNFFDAVRGKGTLNCPPEIGYESAVSVLKVNDAIEAKSLVAFSPDEFHV; this is encoded by the coding sequence ATGGCCGGTGAGAACGAGGCAGGGGCACCGCGAACTGGAGTCGAGCAACCACGCAAGCTGCACCGACGCGAGGTGCTGGCGGGACTGTCGACCGTTCCCGCGCTCGGTCTCTTCGGCTACGCCTGGCAGACCGAGCGCGGGTACCAGCACGCGGCGATCGAGGCGGCGTCGGCAGCGCCGGTGGCCGCGGACGAGGCGGAGGAGCTCAACGTCGCGCTGCTCGGTGCGGGCGCGCAGGGCCAGGTGCTGCTCGACGCGATGCTCCGCATCCCCGGACTGCGCTTCCGCGCGGTGTGCGACGTCTGGACGGAGTACAACCTCACGCGCGTCGTCAACAGCCTGAAGAGGTTCAAGCACGAGCCCAACGGCTACGAGGACTACCGCGAGATGCTCGACAAGGAAGCCGACCTCGACGTGGTCGTCGTCGCCACGCCGGACTTCTGGCACGCGCAGCACACCGTCGACTGCCTGAAGGCCGGCAAGCACGTGTACTGCGAGAAGGAGATGTCGAACACCCTCGAGGGCGCGCGGCGCATGGTGCTGGCCGCCCGCGAGACCGGCAAGCTCCTGCAGATCGGCCACCAGCGCCGCTCGAACCCGCGCTACCTGCACTGCTACGAGAAGCTGATCGGCGAAGCGAACCTCCTCGGCCGCATCGTGACCGTCAACGGGCAGTGGAACCGCTCGGTCGCCCCCGACCTCGGCGCGCCCGCCCGCTACGCGATCCCCGAGGCACGCCTCAAGCAGTACGGCTACCGGGACATGGCCCAGTTCCGAAACTGGCGCTGGTACAAGGGCCTCGGCGGCGGGCCGATCGTCGACCTCGGTTCACACCAGATCGACATCTACACCTGGTTCCTCGGGGCCAGTCCGTCTGGCGTGATGGCAAGCGGCGGGCTGCTCTACCACGATCCGGCGACGCACGAGTGGTACGACACGGTGATGGTCGTCTACGACTACGACACGCCGGCGGGCCCGGTGAAGGCGTTCTACCAGACGCAGACGACCAACGGCAGCCAGGGCTACTTCGAGAACTTCATGGGCGACCAGGGCACGCTGCTGATCTCGGAGTCGGAGGTGAACTACGCGGGCCAGGTCTATCGCGATCCGAACGCGCCGGCCTGGGATCGTTGGATTCAGAGGGGCTACATCACGGCCCCCAGAATCCAGGAAGCGACGGAACGGGAGAGCGGCGCGGTCACCGACGTGCGCGAGTCGGTCTCCCCCGACCAGCACACGGTGCCGGTCGTGTTGCGCGATCCGTACCACCAGCCGCACCTCCAGAACTTCTTCGACGCGGTGCGCGGCAAGGGCACGTTGAACTGCCCCCCCGAGATCGGGTACGAGAGCGCCGTCAGCGTGCTCAAGGTCAACGACGCGATCGAGGCGAAATCGCTGGTGGCGTTCTCGCCCGACGAGTTTCACGTCTGA
- a CDS encoding FAD:protein FMN transferase: MTHDTVAVDPRCDLGHVRRFSHEAMATLFEVHAVHPDARYAAQAARAAFDLVDRLENELSRFRANSDITRINHLSAGERTRVAPSTLECLAIARHLFDLTGGAFDVSLGTGLPSLTFDPDEVTVAAARTGARVDLGGIGKGYAVDLLAELLEEWGLLHVLVHGGFSSVLALDAPAGRDGWPLTLSDPSAPSRVLARLSARQLALGASGLRKGDHIVQPRTGEPVRGRLAAWVAVPRPEPGDGGPEAGPRMAATAVTDALATAFMVLSVDDIRALCGRSPGVEAWILAEPDGTATGDAPVLYFGGPAG; the protein is encoded by the coding sequence ATGACACACGACACCGTCGCGGTCGACCCTCGGTGCGATCTCGGCCACGTGCGGCGCTTCTCGCACGAGGCCATGGCCACCCTCTTCGAGGTGCACGCGGTGCACCCCGATGCGCGGTATGCGGCCCAGGCCGCGCGGGCCGCCTTCGATCTCGTCGATCGCCTCGAGAACGAATTGAGCCGCTTCCGCGCCAACAGCGACATCACCAGGATCAACCATCTGTCCGCCGGCGAGCGCACGCGCGTCGCTCCCTCGACGCTCGAGTGCCTCGCGATCGCGCGTCACCTCTTCGACCTCACGGGCGGCGCCTTCGACGTGTCGCTCGGGACGGGTCTGCCGTCGTTGACGTTCGATCCCGACGAGGTGACCGTGGCCGCGGCGAGGACGGGCGCACGGGTCGATCTCGGCGGCATCGGGAAGGGATACGCGGTCGATCTCCTGGCGGAGCTGCTCGAGGAGTGGGGGCTTCTGCACGTGCTGGTCCACGGCGGCTTCAGTTCGGTCCTCGCGCTCGACGCGCCTGCGGGGCGCGACGGGTGGCCGCTCACCCTGAGCGATCCGAGCGCGCCGTCGCGCGTGCTCGCGCGCCTGTCGGCGCGGCAGCTCGCGCTCGGCGCCTCCGGGCTGCGCAAGGGCGATCACATCGTGCAGCCGCGCACGGGCGAGCCCGTGCGCGGCCGGCTCGCGGCGTGGGTCGCGGTGCCCCGGCCGGAGCCGGGCGACGGGGGACCCGAGGCAGGGCCGCGCATGGCGGCCACCGCCGTCACCGACGCCCTCGCGACCGCGTTCATGGTGTTGAGCGTGGACGACATCCGGGCGTTGTGCGGGCGGAGCCCGGGGGTCGAGGCCTGGATCCTCGCGGAACCGGACGGCACCGCGACAGGAGACGCACCCGTCCTGTACTTCGGTGGTCCAGCAGGCTGA